CAGCTCAGGATCCGGTGCGGCTCGAAATAGTGCTCAGGTCCCCGCACCTCGACCGGGCGGCGCTCGATCAGCGCCGTGCCGATGGCGTTGGTGCCGGTCAGGCTCTCGTTCCAGGGCACGCCGGGGCGCAACGACACCTGCGCCGCGCGGCCCGCGAACGCGTCGCTGCCGAGGGTGTCGAGGATCAGGCCGTCGGCGTCGGTGAGGATCACCAGGCTCCCGGTCGCCCGCGCCTCGCCGTGCAGCGCCTCGATCTCCGGCCGGCAGCGCTGGCGCAGGACCTCGTTGCGGTCGAAGGCCTCGCGCATCGCGGCCGCCGTCAGCGGCTCGACCCGGGGTCGCTGCCCGAAATCGAGCCCCAGAGCCGCGCAGCGCTCCCAGGAGCGCAGGATCGGCGGCGGCGGCTCCGCCGCTCCCGGCCCGAAGGCCTGCCGCCGGGCGGCCAGCAGGGTGCGGGGCGTCGTCACGCGGCTCTGCATGCGCGGCCTCCTCCCGTCTCGCCGCCCGGCCGGGCGGCCTGTCGCTGTTTGCGACAAGTGTCGCAGGTGTCGCGCGCCCGATCCAGCACCGTGCCGGCCGGACAGGGTCGGAGTTTGGTCGAAGGTCGCGGCGACCAGCCCGCGAAACGCGAGTTCGATCAACGGCTTGCCGCGTCACGGCGGGGCCGGGCCGACGGCCCGCGCCCGGCTGGCACGCCCGCTGCCGGGAGAGGTCCCGCCACGTCCCGCGAACGGGACGAGTGGGAGGAACGCATGAACAAGCCGGAACTCTTCGCCGAGGCCAGGACGAAGTCGCCGTTCTCAGGCCGCTACGACAACTTCATCGGCGGCCGGTGGGTGGCGCCGGTGGCCGGCCGCTACTTCGAGAACACCTCGCCGATCACCGGCGGCGTGATCTGCGAGGTCGCCCGCTCGGACGCGCAGGACATCGAGCGGGCGCTCGATGCCGCCCACGCCGCCAAGGAGGCCTGGGGCCGCACCGCGCCGGCCGAGCGCGCCCGGATCCTGCTCAGGATCGCCGACCGGATGGAGGACAACCTCGACCTGATCGCGCTCGCTGAGACCTGGGACAACGGCAAGCCGATCCGCGAGACGACCCACGCCGACATCCCGCTCGCCATCGACCACTTTCGGTACTTCGCCGGCTGCGTCCGGGCGCAGGAGGGCTCGCTCTCCGAGATCGACCACGACACCGTGGCGTATCACTTCCACGAGCCGCTCGGCGTCGTCGGCCAGATCATCCCGTGGAACTTCCCGATCCTGATGGCGGTCTGGAAGCTCGCCCCCGCGCTCGCCGCCGGCAATTGCGTGGTCTTGAAGCCCGCCGAGCAGACCCCGGCCTCGGTTCTGCTGCTCGCCGAACTCGTCGGCGACCTCCTGCCGCCGGGCGTCCTCAACATCGTCAACGGCTTCGGGCTGGAGGCCGGCAAGCCGCTCGCCTCCTCTCCGCGGATCGCCAAGATCGCCTTCACCGGCGAGACGACGACCGGGCGGCTGATCATGCAGTACGCCTCGCAGAACCTGATCCCGGTGACGCTGGAGCTCGGCGGCAAGTCGCCGAACATCTTCTTCTCGGACGTGGCGGCCGAGGACGACGACTTCCTCGACAAGGCGCTCGAGGGCTTCACCATGTTCGCCCTCAACC
The sequence above is drawn from the Methylobacterium terrae genome and encodes:
- the adh gene encoding aldehyde dehydrogenase; translated protein: MNKPELFAEARTKSPFSGRYDNFIGGRWVAPVAGRYFENTSPITGGVICEVARSDAQDIERALDAAHAAKEAWGRTAPAERARILLRIADRMEDNLDLIALAETWDNGKPIRETTHADIPLAIDHFRYFAGCVRAQEGSLSEIDHDTVAYHFHEPLGVVGQIIPWNFPILMAVWKLAPALAAGNCVVLKPAEQTPASVLLLAELVGDLLPPGVLNIVNGFGLEAGKPLASSPRIAKIAFTGETTTGRLIMQYASQNLIPVTLELGGKSPNIFFSDVAAEDDDFLDKALEGFTMFALNQGEVCTCPSRALVHESIYDRFMERAIARVEAITQGSPLDPATMIGAQASSEQLEKILSYVDIGRQEGAECLTGGARAIKEGELAGGYYMQPTVFRGHNRMRIFQEEIFGPVLSVTTFKDDAEALSIANDTLYGLGAGVWTRDGSRAYRFGRAIQAGRVWTNCYHAYPAHAAFGGYKQSGIGRETHKMMLDHYQQTKNLLVSYSPKKLGFF